From the Solanum stenotomum isolate F172 chromosome 4, ASM1918654v1, whole genome shotgun sequence genome, one window contains:
- the LOC125863120 gene encoding apyrase-like produces MLNQNSHFIFTILAIFLVLPLSLLSKNVNAQIPLRRHLLSHESEHYAVIFDAGSTGSRVHVFRFDEKLGLLPIGNNIEFFMETNPGLSSYAKDPKAAANSLEPLLDEAEGVVPQELQSETPLELGATAGLRMLKGDAAEKILQAVRDLVKNQSTFHSKDQWVTILDGTQEGSYMWVAMNYLLGNLGKDYKSTSATIDIGGGSIQMAYAISNEQFANAPKNVDGEPYVLQKHLMSKDYNLYVHSYLNYGQLAGRAEIFKASRNESNPCALEGYEGYYSYGGVDYKVKAPKKGSSLKKCRNLTRQALRIKAQCNNKNCTFNGVWNGGGGDGQKTIHASSFFYYIGAQVGIVDTKFPSALAKPIQYLNAAKVACQTKATDVKSVFPQTQDKNIPYLCMDLVYQYTLLVDGFGLNPYKDITLMNKVQYKNYQIKAAWPLGCAIDLVSSTSNKIRVSSS; encoded by the exons ATGTTGAaccaaaatagtcattttattttcacaaTTTTGGCAATATTTTTGGTTTTGCCCCTAAGTTTATTATCCAAAAATGTGAATGCCCAAATTCCATTGAGAAGACATTTATTAAGTCATGAATCAGAACATTATGCAGTAATATTTGATGCTGGAAGTACTGGAAGTAGAGTTCATGTTTTTcgttttgatgaaaaattagGACTTCTTCCTATTGGCAACAATATTGAGTTTTTCATGGag ACAAATCCGGGATTAAGTTCATATGCAAAAGATCCAAAGGCTGCAGCCAATTCACTAGAGCCACTTTTAGATGAAGCTGAAGGAGTTGTTCCTCAAGAATTACAATCTGAAACCCCCTTAGAGCTTGGG GCAACAGCAGGTTTGAGGATGTTAAAAGGGGATGCAGCTGAAAAAATTCTACAAgca gtGAGAGATTTAGTGAAGAACCAAAGCACTTTCCATAGCAAAGATCAATGGGTCACTATTCTTGATGGTACTCAAGAAGGCTCTTATATGTGG GTTGCAATGAATTATTTATTGGGAAATTTGGGCAAAGATTATAAAAGTACCTCAGCAACAATTGATATTGGTGGTGGTTCAATCCAAATGGCATATGCTATATCAAATGAACAATTTGCAAATGCTCCTAAAAATGTGGATGGAGAACCTTATGTTCTACAAAAGCATCTTATGTCAAAAGATTATAACCTCTATGTACATAG TTATTTGAACTATGGACAACTAGCAGGTCGAGCTGAGATTTTCAAGGCTTCAAGAAATGAAAGTAATCCTTGTGCTTTGGAAGGATATGAAg GTTACTATTCATATGGAGGAGTGGATTACAAAGTAAAAGCACCAAAAAAAGGTAGTAGCTTGAAGAAATGTAGGAACTTAACTAGACAAGCACTTAGAATCAAAGCTCAATGCAACAACAAGAATTGCACATTCAATGGAGTGTGgaatggtggtggtggtgatggaCAAAAGACTATTCATGcttcatcatttttttattatattggtGCTCag GTTGGCATTGTTGATACCAAATTTCCATCTGCCCTAGCAAAGCCAATTCAATACTTAAATGCAGCTAAAGTTGCTTGCCAAACAAAAGCAACAGATGTAAAATCTGTATTTCCACAAACTCAAGATAAAAATATCCCATACTTATGCATGGACTTGGTATATCAATACACTTTGCTTGTTGATGGATTTG GACTAAATCCATACAAAGATATTACTTTGATGAATAAGGTGCAATACAAAAATTACCAAATTAAAGCAGCATGGCCATTGGGATGTGCTATTGACTTAGTTTCTTCAACTTCAAACAAGATTAGAGTTTCATCATCTTAA